GATCTGAAGGCATGAATATTGCTGTCCATGTCGGACATGTTCCCCACCACGGCTATCGCAAGAATCTCAGAATCCCCGGATTCGATTATTCAATGCCTGGGGCGTATTTCGTCACAATTTGCAGTCGAAATCGTGAATGTTTGTTTGGCGAGGTCGTCTGCGATGAAATGAAATTAAATTCGGTGGGCTCGATGGTCGTCATGCCCAACCATTTTCACGCGATCCTCAGAATCGTAGGGGCGCCCCTTGCGGGTGCCCCAGCCTCAACGATCGCCGGCTCCTCGCCCGGGGCGGGCGCAAGGCCCGCCCCTACGGTTGGAAACATCGTTGGGGTATTTAAGTCGCTAAGCAGCTCCAAATACCTGCAATACATCAAGAAGTCTGGAAACGCTTCGATTTGTGGAATTCTTTGGCAACGCAACTATTACGAACACGTCATCAGAAATGAAAAGTTATTGGAAAAAATACGCGAATACATCCTGCACAATCCCGCACGATGGGAAGATGACCCCGAACGCCCGTAGGGGCACCCCTTGCGGGTGCCCTGTCTGCAGTGATCGCCGGTTCTTTGCCTGGGGCAGGCGCAAGGCCTGCCCCTACAGGATCAGCATGCAATCGCCGTAGCTGAACAGCCGATACCCCGCTTCGATCGCCTCGCGGTAAGCCCGCAGGATATTTTCTCGCCCGGCCAAGGCGCTGACCAGCATGAGCAAGGTCGACTTGGGTTGATGGAAATTGGTGAGCAACCCGTCGATCCGGCGGAAATCGAAGCCCGGCCGGACGAAGAGCCGGGTCTCGCCTTCGCTCTTCCCGCTCAATGCCCAGGTTTCAAGGGCCCGCAAGCTGGTGGTGCCGACCGCGATCACCCGTCCGCCGCGCTTCCGGCAATCCTCGACCGCGGCCTGAGTCGCCTCGGGAATCGAATAGAATTCGGCATGCATGACGTGGTCCTCGACCCGCTGGGTCTTCACCGGCAAGAAGGTTCCCGGCCCCACGTGCAGGGTGAGCTGGGCCAAGGCGATTTGCTTCCGCGCCAAGGCGGCCAAGACCGCCTCATTGAAGTGGAGGCCGGCGGTCGGCGCGGCGACGGCGCCGGGCGCGGCGGCGAAGACCGTCTGATAACGCTCGCGGTCGCTGGCCCGAGGCAGCTCCCGGGCGATATAGGGCGGGAGCGGCATCTCGCCGAATTCGCTCAAAGCTCGGCGCTCTTCTTCCCCGTTTCGAAACTTGACCCGAAAACCCTCGGGACCCACGGCCGCAATCGATAGCTCCGGCCCCCGGGCCTCGGCCTCGGATCGGGAGAGAACTTGGAGGCTGGTTCCTTCCTTCAAGCCGCGGGCCGGCGAAAGGAAGACCTCCCATTCGCCGTCGCCGCGGGGCCGAATCAAAAAGACTTCGACTCGGCCGCCGCTGGGCTTGCGGGCGTAAAGGCGCGAGGCCAAAACCGCGGTGTCGTTGGCCACCAGCAAATCGCCGGTTTGCAGGAGCTCGGGCAGCTCGACAAAACGGCGGTGGCCGATTTCGCCGCTGCGCCGTCCCAGCTGCAGCAGCCGCGAGGCCGAGCGCTCGGCCGGCGGCTCCTGGGCCACCGCCGCCGGCGGAAAAACATAATCGTAATCATTCAAGAATTCAGACATTCTGTCGGCTTCCCCTTGGCTTGACTTTGCGGTCCCCCCGTCTTACAGCCCGCATGCGGAGAAAGAAACTATGGTTCAAGGATTGCTTCGGCGTTATGCCCGCTGGCTCTACGCCCATCCCAAAACCGTGATCGGCGTCGCCTTGGCCTTGACCGTCGTCAGCCTATTCGGCTCGATCTTCTTTCTCAAATCCCAGACCGGAATCCTCGATCTCTATTCGGAAAACACTCCGACCAACCGGCGTTTCCTCTCCTATACAAAAAAATTCGGCGCCGTCGAATACCTGATCCTCGTCTTCGAGGGAAGCCAAGACGCCGAGCGGCGAGCGGCGATGGATCTCCTGGCCCAGCGGCTGGCCCAGGATCCCCATCATTACGTCCGGGACGTCTTCTACAAGGTCGACTTGGGCCTGTTTAAGCGGCACGCCTTCCAGTTCATGAGCCCGAACCAGGCCGAAGGCCTGCTGCAGCAAGCCGAGAGCCCCGACGGCGGCGTCCGCGCCCTCTTCGAGGCCCGAAGCTGGCCGGACTTTCTGGAATACTTCAATTTGTCGCTCGAAAAAGGCCTGCGCGAGGGCAAATCCTCCGACGCCAAGGCCGGCGACTTCGCCAAGTTGATTCAACCGCTGGTGCTGTTCAAGGATTTCCTCGAGGGCCAGAAGCTCGACTCGGCCGCCATCGCCAACCGGCTGGAGGCCGGCCAAGAAGCCCAAGCCAACGTCGACGAGTACGGCTATTTGCGGACCGACGACGGGAAAATGCACCTCATGCTGATCCGGCCGGTCGACAGCAAGCAAGATTACAAGGTCGCCGAAAAACTGGTCGGCTGGGTCCGCCAACAAATCAAAACGATCGGGCCGGAATCGCCCGGCGTCAGCATCGGCGTCACCGGCGGACCGGCCTTGAACGACGATCAGTTCCGCATCAGCCGCAAGGACATGACCCTGGCCAGCATCTTCGCCTACGTATCGACGGCGGTGATATTCATCCTCGCCTTCCATTCCTTCGCTCGTCCCTTCCTCGGCTTGCTGAACCTCAACCTGACCATGACTTGGGTCTTCGGTTTCGCCACCCTGACGGTCGGCCATCTCAATCTGTTTTCGATGGCTTTCATCGTGATCCTGGTCGGCCAAGGCACCTACTACGGCGTGCACGTGGTCGCGCGCTACGAGGAAGAGCTGCAAAAGGGCCGCGGCATCGCTCAAGCGATCGAGGAAACCATCGCCCACGTCTTTGGCAACATCATGACCTCGGCCACGACCACCGCGGCCGCATTCTACGCCACCACCTTGGTCGAGCTGAAGGGCTTCGCCGAGCTGGGTTGGATCGCCGGCAACGGCATCCTGATCTCGGCCCTGAGCATGATCTTCGTCCTGCCGGCCTTCCTCGCGCTCTGGGACCGGCGCCGGTCCGGCGCGGCCTTGAAGGTTCCCCCGATGCCGCCCGGCGGCCCGCTTCGACCCTGGATGCAGCAGGTCCGGAATTTCTTCTTCGGCGGCGCCCGTTGGATCGTCGCCGCGGTGGTCGTCATCGCGGCTTGGGGCGCCTACATGTTCTTCAGCCCCAACCACGGCATCGACTTTGACAACAACTTGCTCAACCTCCAGGCCAAGAACACCGAGGCCGTCCGCTACGAGAAGAAGCTGATCGACACTTCGATGTCGCCGCGGGCCGGAATCTTCATGACCGGC
The bacterium genome window above contains:
- a CDS encoding transposase, yielding MNIAVHVGHVPHHGYRKNLRIPGFDYSMPGAYFVTICSRNRECLFGEVVCDEMKLNSVGSMVVMPNHFHAILRIVGAPLAGAPASTIAGSSPGAGARPAPTVGNIVGVFKSLSSSKYLQYIKKSGNASICGILWQRNYYEHVIRNEKLLEKIREYILHNPARWEDDPERP
- the queA gene encoding tRNA preQ1(34) S-adenosylmethionine ribosyltransferase-isomerase QueA, giving the protein MSEFLNDYDYVFPPAAVAQEPPAERSASRLLQLGRRSGEIGHRRFVELPELLQTGDLLVANDTAVLASRLYARKPSGGRVEVFLIRPRGDGEWEVFLSPARGLKEGTSLQVLSRSEAEARGPELSIAAVGPEGFRVKFRNGEEERRALSEFGEMPLPPYIARELPRASDRERYQTVFAAAPGAVAAPTAGLHFNEAVLAALARKQIALAQLTLHVGPGTFLPVKTQRVEDHVMHAEFYSIPEATQAAVEDCRKRGGRVIAVGTTSLRALETWALSGKSEGETRLFVRPGFDFRRIDGLLTNFHQPKSTLLMLVSALAGRENILRAYREAIEAGYRLFSYGDCMLIL
- a CDS encoding MMPL family transporter, which translates into the protein MVQGLLRRYARWLYAHPKTVIGVALALTVVSLFGSIFFLKSQTGILDLYSENTPTNRRFLSYTKKFGAVEYLILVFEGSQDAERRAAMDLLAQRLAQDPHHYVRDVFYKVDLGLFKRHAFQFMSPNQAEGLLQQAESPDGGVRALFEARSWPDFLEYFNLSLEKGLREGKSSDAKAGDFAKLIQPLVLFKDFLEGQKLDSAAIANRLEAGQEAQANVDEYGYLRTDDGKMHLMLIRPVDSKQDYKVAEKLVGWVRQQIKTIGPESPGVSIGVTGGPALNDDQFRISRKDMTLASIFAYVSTAVIFILAFHSFARPFLGLLNLNLTMTWVFGFATLTVGHLNLFSMAFIVILVGQGTYYGVHVVARYEEELQKGRGIAQAIEETIAHVFGNIMTSATTTAAAFYATTLVELKGFAELGWIAGNGILISALSMIFVLPAFLALWDRRRSGAALKVPPMPPGGPLRPWMQQVRNFFFGGARWIVAAVVVIAAWGAYMFFSPNHGIDFDNNLLNLQAKNTEAVRYEKKLIDTSMSPRAGIFMTGSLGEAERIAAAAAKLPTVQRVEWLGAVFPERQPSGTTARLRRVILELPDAALAEPDPRELQSQLSRLKANLEEVQNRALSATEGEKIVAAAEDGIAAIDAALAKFPAPTLDAGARRTVESLLTSAVSEFQSDFFGGLRGTLKAAAASPPMRLEELPSEIRDRFLSADGTYAIYAYPKVNIWERGPLEAFIGELRQVSGEVTGPPVMFFEILRLVRKDYFRAGFYSAIAIFLLFLIDFRSLRYALLSSLPLVFGVFSLFGLMSLFDLPFNTANMIALPMILGIGADNGVHILHRFREEGANGLDFLFKSTGKAVLITYLDSMTSFVGMAFASHQGLAQLGKVVVLGLTCCMFMGMFFLPAVMSLYIRRKRRAETVPMAAV